The DNA region TAGCGGGTGTGATGTACAAGGAGCTGAAAGACAAAGGGAACTCTGTTAGTAACACTATTACATGTTAACCAAGTCAGTAATCTTGATGCTTCTATACCATTTAACAGTAAgaaatatataacatataagCAGAGCAAAACTACAAGTTCAGTATTCTCCCCTCAGTTACCTCGTGCAGTGGATGTATCGAGGCCACGTTGCGCAGCAGTGACACTGCAAACACTTCAGCCAGCAGATGAGTGCGCAGCAGGTGAGCATTGACTTGATGCTCGTTGAAATCTGCACTTCTCACAAAGATCTTGGCCGTCAACCAGTCGTACTCAGAATCAGTAGGAAGGAAGATGGGGTTGTCTTCTGCTGGAGTCTGCTTCAGCTGCAGGAGAAGGAAGGAGGTGTGGTTCATTCAATCCAGTATATCCAATACCAGTACTGGTCAATAATAATTACGAATTTTCTGAGATCGTTATATGATCGGATATTCATTATAGGTTTCATCTGCTTTTTAGTTAGATATCCTGTTGACCCTTGAAGgggaaattaatattttttttaagcccAGGTTGGAGCACAGGGTCATCTTGGAAACACCAGCCTCACGATCCTCAGTCTTACATAAATCAGTGTTGGTGTGTCATGTAAATAAACTTTACTTGACTTGTTTGTGTCAGAGTCAACTGCCAGCCTGTCAAACTTGGATATAGCTGGGGCGTCGGTTAGAGCACACACCccaggctgttgccgcagcggcctgggttcaaaTGCagcccatggccctttgctgcatgtctctctcgctccccctttcacacttgtctgtcctatcaagtGAAGTctaaaatgcccccaaaaatatctttcaCAAAAAAACTTGGATATAGCTTTTGGAGGAACTTTTTTTATATAGAAATTAAGTGCCTTTCCTTACAGAGGGACTTCACAGCCAACTAGATACTAGCCATTGGATCTGCTTCTTGCGAAGAGCAAGTATCTTGCTTAAAGAACACTTTCAGCAAGGTGGATGCTTCCTGTTTCGGGGAAACCTACATCTTACGGTTTGAATGTTAGTTGCCTCACTCAGTACTCAAACTTAAAGCTTCCATGTTGCCGTTTTTAATGTTAATCTCACCTGGATAGCAACTGGCATCAGCTCATCATCAGGTGTTTTGTGGAGCAGGACGAGGGGAGCCATCAAGTACTGCTGCTTCTCATCAATGATGTTTGCTGTTACTCCATCCAAACGCTTGTAGTCACACAGGAATATGTTGCCTTTCTGTTTTAGTGAGGATGAGAAATGATTTGATTCAAATGCAAAGATTCATGCTTTCATTCATTATCCAACATTGTCCTTATCCTGTaaggggtcgcagggggctggaacctatcccagctgtgGCACTGGGCAAGAAGCGGGGTACAtcttggacaggtcaccagactatcacagggctgacacataaagacagacaaccattcactctCACATTCTATgggtaatttagagtcaccagttcacCTAACATGCACGTCtctggattgtgggaggaagtcgGAGTACCTGGAAAAACCGACATTGGGTGgatggagagaacatgcaaactccacacagaggggtcCTGGGAAGGGCCACATGCCTACTGTTTGGATATTATACTTGAACATGTGAGTGTGACATGCAATTCCAAATTTGACATGTTGTggtaaaacatgatttttcgAATACTAAGATCAATCAGTGTCATGACAATCACCTCCATCTCATCTGCCAAGCTGAACTGACCACTGGGGAAGACCATGTCGTCAGTGACAGGAAAGTTATCAGGCAGAGCTGAACAGCGTCGGATCAAGATGGGGTTGACACCATTTAGAAACTGGTAGCCAAAAAAGGCGTCCTCATTCCAGTGTTCCTGGACATACTCTGGAAAAAGAATAGTTTAAATTAACTGGGTTTCAAATTTTGGGTCGAAAAATCTTACTGTACCATTGTTGGCAACTTAACTACCCACTACATGTGAAAGCGAAAAATGCTGAATAATGTATTACACAGAAATCAGTGTTGCAAACATGATTGAACACAATTTTACGAGTGGTCAGGAGGAcccttaagaaaaaaaaatcttgttttcaCAGTCCACAAGTTGTTTGTCCAACACAAGGAACACAATATAACCAGATGAACATAATTTTTACACAGTTGGCCCTCCgaagtaagcatggagcccacactgtcactaactgcactccctgaagaaatatcatcatatttttggggaaaatgaaagagtgtttccagagagaagcagacagaggggtctacagtctgtgtttgaaggatatatccaggatgtcaaactgacacagcagcaacaacaggttaaaaagacaaagatagttagaagctaaagccgaactataggctacagatcacagtgtaaaagtgaaccaccacatcactgctgatcgccacacaagacaatgaatgtaaagggaaactttgctgatattgaaccagctgtgtggcatcacagtgtctGCAGATGAACCGTGTTTGGCTTCCCCTCTGTGCAGCTGccaagcaaaagcagcatgtgtatacattcagtaggctatattttcagtagctagctagctaaccctacacttttcagggtctgattttggttttggaacagggaagaaacgtaacTGTAACTTGATGTGAAATAAAGgcttaataataaaaataataacatatcTTTTTcgaacctctccaggtaacgagtatcattaatacacgacgtgccccagacacaacatttagctccaaatccacaaaaccagcctgaaaatgaaggaaatctgatacgactgcattagagtcaatggagcacagctgagttgttgtcagaccctggtctgGGCCGGCCCGATGCTACgatatgattggccagtctgtgtccaggggcgggacttagcaaagggtcagtttgaggtacttttacttcacttgAGTATATTAATCTCATGGCACTTTCTtcttcagagggaaatattgcactttttactccattacaCTTAGTTGGGggggcagtagctcagtccatagggacttgggttgggaactggagggtcgcctgttcaagtccccatccggaccaaaaatatggagcgtggactggtagctggagaggtgccagttcacctcctgggcactgccgaggtgcccttgagcaaggcaccgaaccccccgaCCGCTCGGagtgcctgtcatgggcagcccactctgacatctctccacttagtgcatgtataggtcctgtttgtgcatgtgtgtgttcggacctgggtgtaattgacaacagagtgaaaaaattgaatttcccctcggggattaataaagtatataaaattttaaaaaacattaaaattgatGACTAaacagggttcaacgctaacgctgtccgaagtcagtttttacttgccctaaaaaaattgtttaatttaagcggctatcaaatgacaaagactgcagttatttttatgttatgtaatctttattcacactgtatttattaattaaaacaacatatgtcatgtattgtagcttcattcctacacaaatatgacagtgtcaaggcttaaagtgaaaaatttgtcaatcattctccgtctataattttgcaccctacttgagccatgcccacctctatttatttttcacccctctctccagttctgctgtattaacaggtgaagcacacgcatgaaaaataattttcacatgcgtgaaacttttttgtatgcttgcaaagcacagcctgctgggatgtttctgtgtatctactggcaccagaagggctctttaggactaagtacatacagtacatgtgtgcacagtaatgagcaggtgaaatgtctgtctagcttacatatgaggtgtctcaagatttaggaacatacaattttattgaatataataaagtaaaaagtcacatgacatgctgctgttttgtgctatgacctatttaagtgttggaagttgttatttacgtgacaatgcctgaacgcaacacaagttTAGTATGAGTGCCGTGCTACGCGCAcagagcagcgtgtttgtctgtgcgtaacagcagtctgttggttatttacacactgtccataacaataactctgtcagctgacaaactgcaccgggctcggggtcaggtttggtcaggaaaatgcggcccgagccgctctagcgtgctcacctgtgtgtgtggcggaactccgccgtgcgcgatacagagagcagaggagaactgttaacgcgtgaccatgtagagacagaaatgacacgatggcataacaccataaatagtatattgttatgttatatgaagcgtccgtcgcgcaaaataatatcaatgggggctgtgggcaggacattgttacacagctgtgcctgtgacttcaggcagagagaccgctgcatcagagcagaagagcacgttttaaaatacatttattttatcaaataGTTAtaaacttttactatttttagcaacttgcccgattgggcaagtgagttgttagtttacatgcctgaccgagttttacttgccccgggcaatccggcaatccttattgttgagccctgctaAAGTTACTTAGTATAGtaattaaagggatactttgtaaattttcaaccaggtctgtgtcactgcagtgtgaggagtgtgtgcagatgaacaatATTTAGTTTCCCAAATACATGAGCACATATAATCATCTGGCAGAAATTTAGTTGGCAGACAGGCAGGGAGCACTGGGAGCTGGCAGCACAGGGGAAACCTTAAAACTTTGCATGTCTTTTTGCTGAGTTTCTGATTTTCCTGTAATGCCAGTGCTCACACTTAATTTGAGTTTCATTCAACACTTCTGTTTCACCAATGCTTAAGTTCGTCATCTTTTTACAGCCATTTTTTCCCTGCTgttattactttttttgtatttacatttatttgtatgttgttgtttttttaaattctcatcattatctgtcttttttctaattttttttgcatctgatcTCTTGTCTGGCCTTTGGCATTACTGTTTGGCCTCTGTCTGGGGTGCTTTAAAATGTATTCctcttattattatcattattattattattattattactactactactactattatatCCTGCATACAGTATCAACTATTCAATTGAATTACCATGATAACAAAGTACCTGATAAGTCAGTCCGTTTGCCAGTGAACACCCTCTTGATATCATCAATACAAGTCCAGTTCTCCTTGGAATTAGCAAATCCTGTCAGCTTCAGTTCAGCCagtctacaaaaaaaaagaaaagaaaagagtgaGTTCATTATGATGCCTTTAATCATTTTGAGAGGCAGGTACTTAGTtacatagatagataaatagatatCTGACAGAATCTGAGGACTTCACCCAGTAAATGCAGTGTAAATAAACTCTGCTTTCTTAATGAAGGAGAACTGGACCTCCAAAGGCAGATCAGAGAGTTGTTCTGCCTCCATGCAGTGGGGTATTCCCTCTATATGCTTACGCCAGCTGGGAAAATAGAGAAGAGCAGAGTGGTGAGGAACTGTGGACAGTCTGGATACCAGTGTATCTGCAGTTGTTATTTAGAGTGTGCAAGCATAATGTACTAATGTTGAAATTTTAATATTGAAAATTAACTGATATTACAGTGTAATACATTTGATTATACCCTGGCAGGTAGCTTAGCAAAAAGAATAGGTTAGCTATTCTATGTCAGGAATATATTCAACCGAAGGTGGAGGAGGTTTGGATGCACGTTAGTTTTGGGGATGCGTAAAGTTCAAATGTGAATAAGCTCTTAGCTCTTACCAATAGTCTTTCTCTCGCTGTTTCAGCTCGTGCAGCGAAACTTTTTCTGGTGTATCTTCAAGAAAGAACCACAAAAAGGTTTAAAATTGttcatatttacagtatgtCTGACTTAATTTGCTTCAGCCTCTGTATTGTCCAGCCTGCGGAACTTGCCTTTCTTTTAGCTGTCTTTCTAGTTCTAGCACCATTCTGTTACCATccttattatatatttaatttaattagtatttaattgttttttcttgtgatattatttttttcttgacatTATAATGTTCTCCCGttcatgttctccccgtgtcaccgtgggttttctccgggtactccagcttcctcccacagtccaaagacatgcaggttaattggtgactctaaattgtccgtaggtgtgaatgtgagtgtgaatggttgtctgtctctatgcgtcagccctgcgatagtctggtgacctgtccagggtgtaccctgcctctcgcccaatatcagctgggataggctccagctcccctgcgaccctcaagaggataagcggttagaaaatggatggatggattataattattattacactAACATTCTTCATCATCAGTTGTGGTCCGTGAACAACGTACAGGATGTCAGACAAgcaaatttccacaaaccttCTCCCTCACTGAAGCGGTGCACCCTGCTCTCAGTGATCCAGCAGTAGATGGGAAAGTTGTAGGTGTCTCCCTCAGGGGATTTCACTTCCACCTTTTCCGGGAACCAATTGTCGTCAATAAGGCGAGACTTTTTCTCTAGCTCTATCAGTTTCAGCTTTCCAATGGAGACAGGGCAGGACACAGTAAAGGTAGACACCTGGAGTAATGACAGAAATGGTGTGAAAACAGTTTTACACGAGGAGGAATGTAGGAAGgtggataaaataaaacttgtgcAGTGTGCACAATATGTGCACTACAtaaaataaacctttttttttttgaggctcACTGTGGGGATTTTGTGTTGCATCACCTTTGTGGCTGGAGGTTGATTTGAAGAGCGGCCTATATTCTGTTTTTGCTAGTGGCACAACCAGAAAGTTTTCACAGGGGCGGCCACTAATACCCTTTTTCCATTGAGTAAAGCCATGCCA from Epinephelus fuscoguttatus linkage group LG3, E.fuscoguttatus.final_Chr_v1 includes:
- the LOC125884350 gene encoding polyunsaturated fatty acid lipoxygenase ALOX15B-like, producing the protein MANYEVTVYTGKLRFAGTLDMVFIKLVGNDGESKRKRLASLVGDLSFAHGAVSTFTVSCPVSIGKLKLIELEKKSRLIDDNWFPEKVEVKSPEGDTYNFPIYCWITESRVHRFSEGEDTPEKVSLHELKQREKDYCWRKHIEGIPHCMEAEQLSDLPLEVQFSFIKKAEFIYTAFTGLAELKLTGFANSKENWTCIDDIKRVFTGKRTDLSEYVQEHWNEDAFFGYQFLNGVNPILIRRCSALPDNFPVTDDMVFPSGQFSLADEMEKGNIFLCDYKRLDGVTANIIDEKQQYLMAPLVLLHKTPDDELMPVAIQLKQTPAEDNPIFLPTDSEYDWLTAKIFVRSADFNEHQVNAHLLRTHLLAEVFAVSLLRNVASIHPLHELLVHHTRYTLQINFLARARLISETGSFTQFAASGGEGMVTLMQRSLSSVTYSSLCLPDDIAERGLEDMPNFYYRDDGLKLWDIIHRFVKGMLTIYYKNDEDVQQDSTLQRWISDIFEYGFLSQAGTGIPQSFNTVDELVKFVTMVIFTCTGQHSAVNGGQYDYGGWMPNTPISLQLPPPTTKGKTSEATLMDTLPNVSTTANGMAVMWLLSQQSSDFVPLGQYPEDHHCEDIPCQLVRAFQGELQALSANISIRNMSLEVPYTYMDPAVVENSVAI